In Chryseobacterium lactis, a single genomic region encodes these proteins:
- a CDS encoding ribonuclease H-like YkuK family protein: METQQQTWQNMNGKIFQDSITQLVEQAIIRELANGHRLKVCVGSDSHVYGDVINYATAVVFIREGKGAFTFIRKEREIQSISIKERMLNEVNKSVEIAYAICSVLDTYGVEMEVHADINTDPDFKSNVALKDAMGYILGMGYVFKAKPFAFASSNCADMMV; encoded by the coding sequence ATGGAAACGCAACAACAAACATGGCAGAACATGAACGGAAAGATCTTCCAGGACTCTATCACACAGCTGGTAGAACAAGCCATCATTCGCGAATTGGCAAACGGACATCGTCTGAAGGTATGTGTGGGATCAGACTCCCATGTATATGGTGATGTCATCAATTATGCTACGGCAGTAGTATTTATTCGTGAGGGAAAAGGAGCGTTTACCTTTATTAGAAAAGAAAGAGAAATACAGAGTATCAGTATTAAAGAGCGAATGCTAAATGAGGTGAACAAATCCGTAGAAATTGCCTACGCTATTTGCTCTGTGTTGGATACTTATGGTGTGGAAATGGAGGTACACGCAGACATTAATACCGATCCGGATTTTAAATCCAACGTAGCATTGAAAGATGCAATGGGGTACATTCTGGGAATGGGATATGTGTTTAAAGCAAAACCCTTTGCATTCGCAAGTTCCAACTGTGCCGATATGATGGTATAA
- a CDS encoding cyclic-phosphate processing receiver domain-containing protein translates to MTKRLLFLDDIRYPIEAYPYTKQDVFLRNDWYIVRNYEQFIKRILEKGLPEMISFDHDLGDEYCAKSGSHECIEKTGYDCAKWLIEYCMDNLLPLPKFYCHSMNPVGKMNIESLLKNFKKL, encoded by the coding sequence ATGACAAAAAGATTATTATTTCTGGATGATATAAGATATCCGATTGAGGCATATCCGTATACCAAACAGGATGTTTTCCTTAGAAATGACTGGTATATTGTTCGAAATTATGAACAGTTTATCAAAAGAATTCTGGAAAAGGGACTTCCGGAAATGATTTCTTTTGACCATGATCTTGGAGATGAGTACTGTGCGAAATCCGGCTCTCACGAATGTATCGAGAAAACAGGTTATGATTGTGCTAAATGGCTTATAGAATATTGCATGGATAATTTGTTACCCTTACCAAAATTCTACTGTCACTCTATGAATCCGGTTGGAAAGATGAATATTGAAAGCCTTTTAAAAAACTTTAAAAAATTGTAA
- a CDS encoding DinB family protein, producing the protein MDIFRLIQDIKTHLKLNFDEVDRWFEKDKNILNDQPLNKGWTVQQILEHIYLTNFYLLILIEKGTKKAMRNYKDLDLQSEIKNYSFNKEHFGRVGEYGAFEWIRPEHMEPKGELNLPEIRRLISQQYHQCLDYLDLMKNGEGLLCKTTMTVDGLGKINVYEYIYFLSLHARRHITQMKNNELETIKKLKQ; encoded by the coding sequence ATGGACATTTTTAGATTAATTCAGGATATAAAAACACATTTGAAACTCAATTTTGATGAGGTTGACAGATGGTTTGAAAAAGATAAAAATATATTGAATGATCAGCCTTTAAACAAAGGATGGACGGTTCAGCAGATTTTGGAACACATTTATCTTACCAATTTTTATTTGCTGATTCTTATTGAAAAAGGAACAAAAAAAGCAATGCGAAATTATAAAGATCTTGATTTACAATCGGAAATAAAGAATTACAGTTTCAATAAAGAACACTTTGGAAGAGTAGGTGAATACGGAGCTTTTGAGTGGATCAGACCGGAGCATATGGAGCCCAAGGGAGAATTGAATCTGCCTGAAATAAGACGCTTAATTTCTCAGCAGTATCATCAATGTTTAGATTATCTGGACCTGATGAAAAATGGGGAAGGGCTCCTTTGTAAAACTACAATGACCGTAGATGGGCTGGGAAAAATCAATGTCTATGAATACATTTATTTTCTCTCACTTCATGCCCGGAGACACATTACTCAGATGAAGAATAATGAATTAGAAACAATTAAAAAACTAAAACAATGA